The following coding sequences lie in one Parachlamydia acanthamoebae genomic window:
- a CDS encoding YihY/virulence factor BrkB family protein, protein MKTIQGIILMDVSSLFSQWKPSKLLKKIVRISKAAVWGFIEHDCYAKSASLAFYTLLSIVPVLAVAFGIAKGFGFQDALESSILEKFQENKEITRQILEFANNTLHHAESSVIAGFGVLILFWSVFSLLGSIETSLNVIWHIKIARSIGKKITHYLTLIILSPLLLAIGSSAIVFLAAQIRIATQAAIGTAVIHPVMVVIVNFFSLVVSWILFSAIYLLIPNTQVQLRYGVFAGIIAGTFYQIVQWIYIHIQIYLSSYGAVYGSLAAIPLFFIWLQISWLIVLMGAELAFNAESDALQYSFASDKPEMVSKNSAALLIVKKCMESLIEGRSPLSILTLTRELGIPLENTLDLTDSLTEGGILLKIQSDSCYQGFQPALPLRELTYQRVLQAIEKGSIEQIAIRPSLYLDEIRDNLKKLDEAHANLTIPLLPIQF, encoded by the coding sequence ATGAAGACAATACAAGGAATTATTCTTATGGATGTGTCGTCGTTATTCTCACAGTGGAAACCATCAAAACTTCTCAAAAAAATCGTTCGCATTTCAAAAGCCGCTGTGTGGGGATTTATCGAGCATGATTGTTACGCGAAAAGTGCTTCTCTAGCGTTTTACACCCTTTTGTCAATTGTCCCTGTTTTAGCTGTAGCCTTTGGGATTGCTAAAGGATTTGGATTTCAAGATGCGCTTGAATCATCCATTTTGGAAAAATTTCAGGAAAATAAAGAGATTACCCGCCAAATTTTAGAATTCGCCAATAATACCCTTCACCATGCCGAAAGCAGTGTGATTGCGGGATTTGGAGTTTTGATTCTCTTTTGGTCTGTTTTCAGCTTGCTGGGAAGTATTGAAACATCGTTAAATGTCATCTGGCATATCAAAATAGCCCGTTCCATTGGCAAAAAAATCACACATTACCTCACTCTTATTATTTTAAGTCCTTTATTATTAGCAATTGGGAGTAGTGCGATTGTTTTTTTAGCGGCGCAAATCCGCATCGCCACTCAAGCCGCTATTGGCACAGCAGTCATTCACCCTGTAATGGTTGTCATTGTTAACTTTTTCTCTTTAGTAGTGAGCTGGATCTTATTTAGCGCTATTTATTTGCTTATTCCTAATACACAGGTCCAACTGCGTTATGGGGTTTTTGCAGGAATTATTGCTGGCACTTTTTATCAAATAGTGCAGTGGATATATATTCACATTCAAATCTATCTTTCAAGTTATGGTGCAGTTTATGGTAGCTTGGCCGCGATTCCGTTGTTTTTTATTTGGCTGCAAATTAGCTGGTTGATTGTTTTAATGGGAGCTGAACTCGCCTTTAATGCTGAAAGTGATGCGCTTCAATATAGTTTTGCGTCTGATAAACCTGAAATGGTCTCTAAAAATTCCGCGGCTTTGCTAATTGTAAAAAAGTGCATGGAATCCTTGATTGAAGGACGTTCCCCTCTCTCCATTTTAACTTTGACGCGTGAGCTAGGAATCCCTTTAGAAAACACGCTTGATCTCACCGATTCTTTAACCGAAGGCGGAATCCTTTTAAAAATTCAATCAGATAGCTGTTATCAAGGTTTTCAACCAGCTTTACCTTTGCGCGAACTAACCTATCAACGCGTTTTGCAAGCAATTGAAAAGGGCTCTATTGAACAAATTGCTATACGTCCAAGCTTATATTTGGATGAGATACGTGATAATCTAAAAAAGCTAGATGAAGCACATGCAAATCTAACCATTCCCCTTTTGCCAATACAATTTTAA
- a CDS encoding ubiquitin-like protein, with protein MHVTSLKNLCFNHLITSQTKSDQAIIPYKKISGSLLNDFFHYVVTQKIETQKINKIDRLLNCDKNLYENLMCITLSDQSIGFEKFPSNIVKGLFNYVIRLDFTCKVKVKLPENKILKIKIFPSETVEILKKIIGIKIDVSPHHFKLLYKGYCLKNLNKDLFSYNFEKGKKVSVKLKYRNIRRYEDVKNKLSLINRAQFELISSFFAEKILFIQSCFSQNVRKNGIMQSEIIHHLMHSKKQKIPSRMEFLCFIQEYIEQMLRESFFAQIECFMENGLSLPIFYASGKITHFIEQIENDFRIKLNLDYFKINHGFHLKVNKKNCNGNNLCFSLREEIGIMGTANLKINQFKDINLWF; from the coding sequence ATGCATGTAACCTCTCTTAAAAATCTTTGCTTCAATCATTTAATTACATCACAAACCAAATCGGACCAAGCCATTATTCCCTATAAAAAAATTTCCGGCTCCTTACTCAATGATTTTTTTCATTACGTCGTAACCCAAAAAATTGAAACACAAAAAATAAATAAAATAGATAGGCTACTAAATTGCGACAAAAATTTATATGAAAATTTAATGTGTATAACATTAAGTGATCAAAGTATTGGTTTTGAGAAATTCCCTTCCAATATTGTGAAAGGTCTGTTCAATTATGTCATTAGATTGGATTTTACCTGTAAGGTAAAGGTGAAATTGCCAGAAAATAAAATCTTAAAAATCAAAATTTTTCCTTCCGAAACAGTTGAAATTCTAAAAAAAATAATAGGTATTAAAATTGACGTTTCTCCGCATCACTTTAAATTACTTTACAAAGGATATTGTCTTAAAAACTTGAATAAAGATTTATTTTCATACAATTTTGAAAAAGGGAAAAAAGTTTCGGTTAAATTAAAATATCGAAATATTCGAAGGTACGAAGATGTTAAAAATAAACTTAGTTTAATAAACAGAGCACAATTCGAACTAATCAGTTCGTTTTTTGCAGAAAAAATATTGTTCATTCAATCCTGTTTCTCTCAAAACGTGAGAAAAAATGGCATTATGCAGAGTGAAATCATTCATCATCTTATGCATTCAAAAAAACAAAAAATTCCTTCACGCATGGAATTTTTATGTTTCATTCAGGAGTACATCGAGCAGATGCTACGAGAATCTTTTTTTGCTCAGATAGAATGTTTTATGGAAAATGGTTTAAGCTTACCTATATTTTATGCTTCAGGAAAAATAACGCATTTTATCGAACAAATTGAAAATGATTTTCGAATCAAGCTCAATTTGGACTACTTCAAAATCAACCATGGCTTTCATCTAAAGGTGAATAAGAAGAACTGTAATGGAAATAACCTATGTTTTTCATTAAGAGAAGAAATTGGAATAATGGGTACGGCAAATCTAAAGATCAATCAATTTAAAGATATTAACTTATGGTTCTAA
- a CDS encoding tyrosine-type recombinase/integrase: protein MASTDQGKRDYALLLFLFNTGTRADEAAQLKIKDLDIAYNAKKNFSIVFIRGKGDKLRRCPLWHDTVNELTSLMDGRGPNEHVFLNRRKEPITRFGIHTLVKRHVKTALIVPSLEKKRISPHTIRHTTATHLLHAGVDINTIRAWLGHVSINTTNIYVEVDLEMKAKALACCEVSSKKIKKHWRDDKNLMDFLDSL from the coding sequence ATGGCGTCGACAGATCAAGGAAAGCGTGATTATGCCCTTTTATTATTTTTGTTCAATACCGGTACTCGTGCAGATGAAGCTGCTCAATTGAAAATTAAGGATCTTGATATCGCTTACAATGCAAAAAAGAACTTTTCCATCGTCTTTATTAGAGGAAAGGGTGATAAATTACGCCGCTGTCCTCTTTGGCATGATACAGTTAATGAACTAACCTCTCTTATGGATGGAAGAGGACCGAATGAACATGTATTTCTTAACCGTCGTAAAGAGCCAATCACCCGATTTGGTATTCACACATTAGTCAAGAGGCACGTTAAGACAGCGCTTATTGTCCCTTCTTTAGAAAAGAAACGTATCAGTCCTCATACAATTCGACATACTACTGCAACTCATCTTCTTCACGCTGGTGTAGATATCAATACTATTCGGGCTTGGCTCGGACATGTTTCTATCAACACAACGAATATTTACGTTGAAGTTGACCTTGAGATGAAGGCTAAAGCTTTAGCATGCTGTGAGGTATCGAGCAAAAAGATAAAAAAGCATTGGCGTGACGACAAGAACTTAATGGATTTTTTGGATTCTTTATGA
- a CDS encoding helix-hairpin-helix domain-containing protein: MDATHLFEQLEKLTGKRHDPCMWDVFAAIIHEAKTGEPTSWWAWTAQRKILQKTGKLTHSSFGGRILKFM, translated from the coding sequence ATGGATGCTACACACTTATTTGAACAGTTAGAGAAATTAACAGGAAAGCGTCATGACCCCTGTATGTGGGATGTATTTGCCGCCATTATACACGAGGCTAAAACTGGAGAACCTACTTCATGGTGGGCATGGACAGCACAGCGAAAAATTCTGCAGAAGACAGGAAAACTAACTCATTCAAGTTTTGGAGGGAGAATTTTAAAGTTTATGTAA
- a CDS encoding VOC family protein, with protein MHLGYIIIYVLDVSATISFYEKAFGLKLRFMHESNQYAEMETGQTTLAFANENFAMASLQFRPNRQKEQAAGAEIAFVVESVEEKFKHAVNFGAVEVAKPVQKPWGQIVSYVRDNNGFLVELCSAING; from the coding sequence ATGCATCTAGGCTACATTATCATCTACGTCTTAGACGTATCTGCGACTATTTCTTTCTATGAAAAAGCATTTGGACTCAAACTTCGATTTATGCATGAGAGTAATCAATACGCAGAAATGGAAACAGGCCAAACAACTCTGGCATTTGCTAATGAAAATTTTGCAATGGCTTCTCTTCAATTCCGACCAAATCGACAAAAAGAACAAGCTGCTGGTGCCGAAATTGCGTTTGTAGTTGAGAGCGTAGAGGAAAAATTCAAACATGCAGTAAATTTCGGAGCTGTAGAAGTTGCTAAACCTGTTCAAAAACCGTGGGGCCAAATAGTCTCGTATGTTCGAGACAATAATGGCTTTTTAGTCGAACTTTGCAGTGCAATAAATGGGTAG